The sequence below is a genomic window from Synechococcus sp. PCC 7335.
TCTCGCTCAAAGACTTGTCGGTAGGCAGCTCTAATCACCGCATCTTTCTCACTATCGGGTAGCGTAGGCTTCATTACCCATCTAGGAATGGCGCACCCGCTATCTTCATAGCTTTCTGGAAAGCTAAGGCCCTGATCGTGTTTTGAGACGCCAGTGCGGTATCGATCTGAGGGTTTTTCTACCTGATAGTCGGCAATCAACACATCAAAATATCGCCTGACTAGTGCAGCAGCGGCTGAATCTACTGGAAAAAAAGAAAGCGATTTCCACTGCATTTCTTGCAGCGCCACTGTCGTTGCTACGGTCACATCTTCAGGAATGATTCCCCGCAGTCCCCGCGTGTTGACCGTGATAATACTCGTATCACCGGCCACAACGGCATAAGTGATATATCGCAAAAACCAGCCTAGATCGCGCATAGAGCGCTTCATCCGCACTGCGCCATAGTCCGCAATATTGATTGCCTGAAAGCGGCTGGGCACGCTGGGCTTTCCACTAAAGAATAATCCCTTTAACCAGGCTACTGGGTTAGTGATAGAACTCGACGAATTTTGGACGCTATGTCCATTGCCCGTTTGGCGTCTAGATTTTGGTGAGAGATAGTCTTCTGCCACAAAGTATCCAGATCCTGGCATGCCGACCAATTCCTCTGGCTGTTCAAAATAGGCCATCGGATTGCCGCCGACAAAGATGCGTTTGCCGCCAGCTGCCACAATTTCGTTCGCGTGCTGGGCCAGTGTTTGGGCAATTTCTAGGCGCTGCAGTCCTGTTCTTAAAAAGGTTGAGAGCGTCTGCATTTCGCTATGGTTGGGATAGCGATCGCGCTGATGTGCTCCATTGATCACAGCGGTAGGTACTGTGTGGTACTGCTGCGGATGCACAACCGGGCTCCCTCCATTAGTTCGATCGGTCATAGCGGTCTCCAAGTCCAAATAAACCAAGTCCAAATAAATTCAATGCTCAGGGCATCAGCCCTGCAATCAGATAGTCAAAGTACGGCCCGACTTCAGCGGCATCTTCTCTGCTCAACATCGCTAGCGTGACTTCTTTGAGCGATCGCATACACAGCGCCACCGATCTCAGCGGTACCTCCAAAGAAAGATACATTTCCCGTACGCCTCGCACGCCGCTGGCCTCTAGTGGATCGACATCGCCGACCGCCACCGCATATGAGATCAATCGGATAAACCAAGCTTGGTCTCGCAAACACGATGCTTGAAACTGCTGATTGTCGCTGTTGCTAGGGGTAATCGGACATCGCTGCCAAAACCGCCTAGCGCCTTTTTCAACAATCTCTTCTGCGTTGCTGTTGAGAATAGAAACAATCCTCAATCGCTGGGGACCATTATTGAAAAAGCGATTGATCGCATCTAGCTCTCCTTTAGAGAGATAGCGAACTTCACGATCAGCAGTTGCGATCACCTGAGAAATCACACTCATCACAAAATCTCCTAAAACGGATCTGTTAAGACAGCGCCTCTACTAGCCGCCACTATCTACTAGCCACTCATTACCGCTGACTAATAGGGCGCTTGGGTAAACCAACGACTAGCTCAAACCAGAACAGATATGATCAAAGTAATAACCGACCTCTTTGCCAGCCTCAGCGCCTAGCATGTCGTTGACTACTTCTTTCATCGCCTGAACCGCCCTGATAGTAGCGCCGACTGGCACGCCCAAAGAGTTGTAAGTCTCTTTTAATCCGTTTAGAACCCGTTCATCTAGAATTGAAGCATCGCCCGCTAGCATAGCGTAAGTGCCATAGCGCAAAAAGAAGTCCATATCGCGAATGCAAGCAGCGTAGCGGCGACAGGTGTACATATTGCCGCCAGGGCCAGTTATATCGGTATATAGCAAAGACTTTGCCACCGTCTTGGTAACAATGGTAGAGGCATTAGCGCTAATAGTCATCGCTGCTTTCGCTCGCAGATCGCCGCTGCGAAAGTATTCTTGCAGTGTGTCTAGCGATGAATCATCTAGATATTTGCCTTGAGCATCGGATGTATTGATCAAGGTAGTGATGGCATCTTGCACGGGAAAAATCTCCTAAATGAATAGTGCTTCAAACGAATAGTGTGCGACTGCAGCTAGCGTATGAATTTAACGATAGCTACGACAAAAATAGCTACGACAAAGACTGAATAATCAGATCGAAATAGGCGGCGACCTCTTGAGCATCTTCATCACTCAAAACAGCCATCGCCTCTTCCTTTAGACAACGCATGCACTCAGCGATATTTCTAATCGGAATTTCCAAGTTGTTGTACATTTCCTTGATACCGACTGTACCGATATCTTCTAGCGGGCGCTCGCTACCAGCTAATATAGAATAGGCAATTAAACGAACATACCAGCCTTGATCGCGCTGACAGGATGCGGTTTTTCGATCAACGCCACTGTTGCTAGGCGTATTCGGACAGCGCTCCCAAAACTTCTGACTGCCATTTTGGACAATTCTCTCCTCATTAGCCGCTAAAGCTTTGGCAATTCGAACCCGCTGCTCTCCGGTTTTGACAAAGTCTTGGAAAATTCTCAACTCTTTGGGCGCAGGATATCGAGCTTCGCTGTCTGCGCTCAAAATTAGTTCTGTGACTAGGCTCATAGTACTGGTTCTCACTACTCAAAGGGGCTAAAACAAAACTTCTTCAACTGATTCTTCAGCTATTTCTTCAACTGGGGTTTCTTTAGTTGTGAGGAAGTTGATATCACCATAAGGAATAAAGATGGAGAACTTGTGAAAACCAATCAGCTTTAGACCACAATATTTCCTTTCTTTCAAAACTTTGGCTGCGAATCTATCGTTTCGCAATTTGAACCTATGGTTTTACTCGTAGTTTCATAAGTTCTTCAGAAGTCCTCAGTAAACTACAACACAGTAATGAGCGCTTCACGGCATTTCCAATGACATTTTATAAGGCAGCCTGTTAGAGAGCTTAGTGGATGCCTAGATTGAATGCCTAGAGGAAATCGCTTTGAAATAGAGCTGCATGAGGAATAGATAAGTTCTTTATCTGAATTGAAGATGATATATAAGACTTTGATCGCAACTGTTCTGGTATTGACTTTAGGACTGCTAACAGCCTGTAGCGGTACAAAGATAGCAGGAGACTCGCTTACCTACGATGACATCCGAGGCAGTGGGCTAGCCAACGATTGTCCAGCACTGACGGGGACCAATATGGACGCTATTCCCTTAGAAGGTAGCCAACCCTATCAGATTAGATCGCTGTGCCTACAGCCCCAAACGTTCCTAGTCGAGACGTTTCCATCCGTAAATGGTCAGCTGAAGAAACAGGCAGGTAGATTTGTAGAAGGTAAGCTACTGACTCGTTCTAGTTTCACACTCGATCAGGTAAGTGGACAATTGCAGAAAGCGTCGAATGGTGCTCTGACGTTTGTTGAACAAGGTGGATTTGATTTTCAGCCTGTCACTGTTCAAATTCCTAATGGTGATCGCGTGCCCTTACTTTTCACTGTCAAAGGACTCGTTGCTAAAACAGCTGAAGCAATAGATACAATTAGGCCCTCTACTCGATTTTCTGGCAGTTTTGACGTGCCGCCCTATCGCACCTCTAGCTTTATTGATCCTAAAGGTCGGGGGTTAGCAGTTGGCTACGATGCGGCAGTTGGTATTCCGATTCAGGCTGATAGGGAAGCCTTTTCTCGTCAAAACAACAAGTCTTTCAAGGTGGGAACAGGAAACATTGTTTTGCAAGTAGATCGAGTCAATCAATCGACAGGAGAAATCTCAGGTTCGTTTGAAAGTCAGCAGCCGTCTGATACAGACTTTGGCTCTAAGCCGGCGATGACTGTGAAAATACTTGGTCAGTTCTACAGCCGAATTACACCGGAGATTGCTTGAACATAACGCTTTTTAGTTTGACTTTAGTTTAGTTTGACTTTAGTAAGGAGGACTTGAATTGTGACAAACATCGGGCGCGAACAGCCGATTTCCTATCCGATCTTCACCATTCGGTGGCTAGCCATCCATGCACTAGCGATTCCATCTGTATTTTTCTTGGGATCTATCGCTGCTATGCAATTCATCCAAAGGTAGTTACTTATCGTAAGAGACATCACATGAACATCCTCGGCCAACTCAATTTAGAGCAAGAGCAAGAGCTGCAAAGAGTAAAGGACAAAACTCAGGATCTATCGCTAGAGCAGACTCAATCATACCTTGTTGAACTTATGCGACAGATAATCGTTCGAGATAACTTGATCAATCATTTGCTGACGGTCACTAACGTTCCTCAAGAGCAATACTCTCGATCTATTCTGTTGCAATCAAAGTCTTCTTAATAAAACGATGGGTACTATGATTCACATTCTGAAAAGTATTTTGACCAAAGCATTATCGATTTACATCTGTTTGACGATTGCAATCCTGACATTCTCGGTGATGCAAAGTGCGATCGCTAGTGAAATTGATCCTGCCAGCCGCACGGTTTCTCTCAATGAAACCGGGGAGCAAGTCACCTTTAGCACTCGTCAACTGATGCAGGGACAGCGTAAGTTCAATGGTAGCTGCGCTCAGTGCCATATAGACGGTGCCTCAAAAACTAACCCAGACGTCGATCTAGGGCTAGAGACTTTAGCGAATGCAACCCCAGCTCGCGATAGCGTCGAAGCCATTGTCGACTATCTACACGATCCAACCACCTACGATGGATTAAGATCGCTTGCTGAACTTCATCCTTCAACAATCCGAGCCGACTTGTTTCCTCGCATGAGAGATCTAGGCGACGATGATTTGAGTGCGATCGCAGGCTACATTTTGGCCCAACCAAACATCATCGGCGATCAGTGGGCTGGGGGGAAACCCAAAAGGTAAAATGAAATCCTCTTGAACACAACCAATAAAATCTGCTCTGCAATGGGTCATAAGCCTTTGAAAATTGGTGAGTTTTCGTTGCTGCTATTAGTCAGTGACTATTGGTGACTGACTAATCAGGACTTCATCGGTGATATCCAACGATCATTAAATTAGGACAAGCTTTTGACATAGGCGATCGCCCCGCGCATCAAAATCGTATTTCTGCTGTCGTTTCCCTTCACGCAGATGGCATTAGCGTCCTGCCAGCTCACTACCCCGACTACCACATCGCCAGTGACTAGCTTGACTTCAACGGTTTGCTGATCGCGGATTAGAGATTGAACCTGTCGGATGCTGGGCAGACCAGTGTCGAATGTTTTAGAAGTCATGGAATTCCGGTGAAGCTATCTTAAAAAAATTCTTGTGCTTCTATATTGCCCATGTCGTCTGGCGTATTGCCCATGTTGTCTGGCGTTTAATCGGTAGGCACAGGAGCGATAGGTACTATAGAAGCGATCTATGAATCAACCCCTGGATTAGCCATAGGTCAAAGGAAACGAAGCGGTAAAATACGAAGAAGTTTGTATTTTCCTTTTCCTTTTGGTATGGCAACCCTTCCGTTTAGCAAGTATCACGGTCTCGGCAACGATTTTATATTAATGGATAACCGGGCGAGCGAGACGCCAATGGTTACACCAGAGCAGGCGGTGGATGTGTGCGATCGCAATTTTGGCATCGGCGCAG
It includes:
- a CDS encoding NblA/ycf18 family protein; this translates as MNILGQLNLEQEQELQRVKDKTQDLSLEQTQSYLVELMRQIIVRDNLINHLLTVTNVPQEQYSRSILLQSKSS
- the apcD gene encoding allophycocyanin subunit alpha-B — encoded protein: MSLVTELILSADSEARYPAPKELRIFQDFVKTGEQRVRIAKALAANEERIVQNGSQKFWERCPNTPSNSGVDRKTASCQRDQGWYVRLIAYSILAGSERPLEDIGTVGIKEMYNNLEIPIRNIAECMRCLKEEAMAVLSDEDAQEVAAYFDLIIQSLS
- the psbV gene encoding photosystem II cytochrome c-550 — protein: MGTMIHILKSILTKALSIYICLTIAILTFSVMQSAIASEIDPASRTVSLNETGEQVTFSTRQLMQGQRKFNGSCAQCHIDGASKTNPDVDLGLETLANATPARDSVEAIVDYLHDPTTYDGLRSLAELHPSTIRADLFPRMRDLGDDDLSAIAGYILAQPNIIGDQWAGGKPKR
- the apcD gene encoding allophycocyanin subunit alpha-B; amino-acid sequence: MSVISQVIATADREVRYLSKGELDAINRFFNNGPQRLRIVSILNSNAEEIVEKGARRFWQRCPITPSNSDNQQFQASCLRDQAWFIRLISYAVAVGDVDPLEASGVRGVREMYLSLEVPLRSVALCMRSLKEVTLAMLSREDAAEVGPYFDYLIAGLMP
- the psbO gene encoding photosystem II manganese-stabilizing polypeptide, producing the protein MIYKTLIATVLVLTLGLLTACSGTKIAGDSLTYDDIRGSGLANDCPALTGTNMDAIPLEGSQPYQIRSLCLQPQTFLVETFPSVNGQLKKQAGRFVEGKLLTRSSFTLDQVSGQLQKASNGALTFVEQGGFDFQPVTVQIPNGDRVPLLFTVKGLVAKTAEAIDTIRPSTRFSGSFDVPPYRTSSFIDPKGRGLAVGYDAAVGIPIQADREAFSRQNNKSFKVGTGNIVLQVDRVNQSTGEISGSFESQQPSDTDFGSKPAMTVKILGQFYSRITPEIA
- a CDS encoding allophycocyanin subunit beta, with product MQDAITTLINTSDAQGKYLDDSSLDTLQEYFRSGDLRAKAAMTISANASTIVTKTVAKSLLYTDITGPGGNMYTCRRYAACIRDMDFFLRYGTYAMLAGDASILDERVLNGLKETYNSLGVPVGATIRAVQAMKEVVNDMLGAEAGKEVGYYFDHICSGLS
- the psbF gene encoding cytochrome b559 subunit beta; translation: MTNIGREQPISYPIFTIRWLAIHALAIPSVFFLGSIAAMQFIQR